GGCAGGGTGGAGTTTAGACTCGACAGAACCGGCCTGATCCATGTGCCGATAGGCAAGGCCAGCTTTGAAGATGACCTACTCATGGACAACCTCACAACACTGGTTGACAATGTAATTCGAGCCCGTCCGAGCGGCGTGAAGGGACAATACCTCAGGGCGGCGTTTCTCACTGCCACGATGGGCCCCAGCGTGCCTGTAGACGTTGATAGACTTTCCGACCTTCGTATAGAATAGCCTCGTCGCCTGGTGGGTTGGATGCGAGGCTAAGGCCTCTAAATCTATGCCCCGATTGGCCAGGCTCAGACAGACAGAAGAAACAGTCGCCAGAGACAGCGGGTTCCCCATAGGGACTAAGACATCAGCCCGCCTAGGCCGCACAAGAGTGCAATCAAGACAACGATTGACGTGCCCTGTGCCCCTGGCTCAGGGCATTCGTATTTATGTAGGGAGCGATAGCTGAAGTGCCGACACAAGCCAAAGTTGACGCAGTAAACGTACTTGCCGAAAAGTTCGAGAAGAGTGCAGTCGTAGTTACGACAAACTACGCTGGGCTTCCAGTGGGTGAAATGACGGAACTGAGGCGCGCCCTTCGTGAGGCCGGCGTCGAGTACCGAATCATCAAGAACACGCTAGCGTTCCTTGCGGCCGATCAGGCAGGCAAGCCTGCCATCAAGGACGTAATAGATGGCCCAACCGGGGTCGCATTCGGTTACGGAGAGGTGACTGAGCCAGCAAGGGCTCTGAGCACCTTCATTCGAGCCAATAGGTCTGCTCTCACGATCCAGGGAGGCGAACTTGACGGTCGGGCACTTTCCGGCGACGATGTTCAGCGACTCGCTGAATTGCCATCTCGGGACCAGCTCGTCGCAACCCTTCTGATGAGGATGAATGGCCCAATCGGCGGGCTTGTCAACGTACTGAACGGACCTCTCTCCGGTCTCGCAAGAGTCCTGCAGGGACGCATTGACAACATGGAAGAGC
This window of the Dehalococcoidia bacterium genome carries:
- a CDS encoding 50S ribosomal protein L10, with product MPTQAKVDAVNVLAEKFEKSAVVVTTNYAGLPVGEMTELRRALREAGVEYRIIKNTLAFLAADQAGKPAIKDVIDGPTGVAFGYGEVTEPARALSTFIRANRSALTIQGGELDGRALSGDDVQRLAELPSRDQLVATLLMRMNGPIGGLVNVLNGPLSGLARVLQGRIDNMEEQQA